One part of the Terrimicrobium sacchariphilum genome encodes these proteins:
- a CDS encoding tetratricopeptide repeat protein, which translates to MIQPLKSSKTTWFVYWLDLEEPVPANGDYFLPTLLIVSDSSGAPLSAPEVLEELDQLRVENYLLKLFDKFGAPDRLAVGVSEDWDDEAWTAFAQENRVEIRFQKFDRNEPDDLHALAQSVVLRFSGDAKSEPQRKDVARGLVNTALRTRSARKKLALLRTALDRDADCSTARIELADVEFQNGNWKACLTGYDEVISREMPRWRERTTAWWIDRATRPLLRAIYGRAMTLWHQGQHSHAADQFEALLELNPRDNQGVRFFIPLLHLLAEDQEAATAFFERYEKSYAKDYGEPSFLFGWAFSLFQDGHEVEAKRRYQEAILKNIYIAPMLLELTEPNRAIWHPNDRAEPNYAGEFIDSYAVLWDREAGALRLLREVWEEMQPRIERIVAHRERMIDFQDQRFEPDYKKQWQQLVEEDEKLTVVE; encoded by the coding sequence ATGATCCAGCCGCTCAAATCTTCCAAGACCACATGGTTCGTCTACTGGCTCGATCTCGAGGAGCCGGTGCCGGCCAATGGCGACTACTTTCTCCCGACCCTGCTCATCGTGAGCGACAGCAGCGGCGCGCCGCTTTCCGCACCCGAGGTGCTCGAGGAACTCGACCAACTCCGGGTGGAGAATTACCTTCTGAAGCTTTTCGATAAATTCGGCGCGCCCGACCGGCTCGCCGTCGGCGTGAGCGAGGATTGGGACGACGAGGCCTGGACAGCCTTTGCCCAGGAAAACCGGGTCGAGATCCGCTTCCAGAAATTTGACCGAAACGAGCCCGACGACCTGCATGCCCTGGCGCAATCTGTCGTGCTGCGCTTCAGCGGTGACGCCAAGAGCGAGCCGCAGCGCAAGGATGTCGCGCGCGGACTCGTCAATACCGCGCTCCGCACCCGCTCGGCTCGCAAGAAGCTGGCCCTGCTGCGCACTGCGCTCGACCGCGATGCCGACTGCTCGACCGCGCGAATCGAGCTGGCCGACGTGGAATTTCAAAACGGCAACTGGAAAGCCTGCCTCACCGGCTACGACGAGGTGATCTCCCGTGAGATGCCGCGCTGGCGCGAGCGGACCACCGCATGGTGGATCGACCGCGCGACGCGTCCGCTGCTGCGCGCCATCTATGGCCGCGCCATGACGCTCTGGCACCAGGGCCAGCACTCACATGCCGCCGACCAGTTTGAGGCGCTGCTGGAGCTGAATCCCCGCGACAACCAGGGCGTGCGCTTTTTCATCCCGCTCCTGCACCTGCTGGCGGAGGATCAGGAGGCTGCCACGGCCTTCTTTGAGCGTTACGAGAAAAGCTACGCCAAAGACTACGGTGAACCATCCTTCCTCTTCGGCTGGGCTTTCAGCCTGTTTCAGGACGGCCACGAGGTCGAGGCGAAGCGTCGTTACCAGGAGGCGATCCTCAAGAATATCTACATCGCTCCGATGCTTTTGGAACTCACCGAGCCGAACCGCGCCATCTGGCATCCCAACGACCGCGCCGAACCCAATTACGCAGGGGAATTCATCGATTCCTACGCCGTCCTGTGGGACCGCGAGGCCGGAGCGTTGCGGCTCCTCCGCGAGGTGTGGGAGGAAATGCAGCCTCGCATCGAGCGTATCGTCGCCCATCGCGAGCGCATGATCGATTTCCAGGACCAGCGCTTTGAGCCGGACTACAAGAAGCAGTGGCAGCAGCTCGTCGAGGAGGACGAGAAGCTGACGGTTGTGGAGTAG
- a CDS encoding YcbK family protein, whose protein sequence is MPDEDPASSAPEPLRRPVCRRRFVALLGLAGAGLAVSRYSDQLPGAWSRLREYLDSLSLAINDEVEPYNDAEADAYAIFLATANLKHVPIPVILRPHRNVHGTVRNSIPPQPLWRNILPTLRLADRLAGEMGEKIAMNSVYRSPAYNATCPGAVPSSQHTRNRAIDLSLQSSPRAVARVARQLRDRNVFCGGIGLYTSFVHIDTRGRNADWCGSGVKDA, encoded by the coding sequence GTGCCCGACGAAGATCCAGCCTCCTCCGCGCCCGAACCCCTGCGTCGTCCGGTGTGTCGACGACGGTTTGTCGCGTTGCTGGGACTGGCTGGAGCGGGCCTGGCGGTCTCGCGATATTCCGACCAGTTGCCGGGGGCGTGGAGCCGGTTGAGGGAATATCTTGATTCCCTCTCGCTAGCGATCAATGACGAGGTCGAGCCGTACAATGATGCCGAGGCGGATGCCTATGCCATCTTCCTTGCGACGGCAAATCTGAAGCATGTCCCGATACCTGTCATTCTGCGGCCCCACCGCAATGTGCATGGCACGGTGCGCAATTCCATCCCGCCCCAGCCGCTCTGGCGCAACATCCTGCCGACTTTGCGGCTGGCGGATCGTCTGGCCGGGGAGATGGGGGAGAAGATCGCGATGAATTCGGTCTACCGTTCGCCCGCCTACAATGCCACCTGCCCCGGCGCAGTGCCATCGTCCCAGCACACGCGGAATCGCGCCATCGACCTTTCGCTGCAAAGCTCGCCCCGCGCTGTCGCGCGAGTGGCCCGCCAGCTCCGCGATCGCAACGTCTTTTGCGGCGGGATCGGGCTTTACACGTCCTTTGTCCACATCGATACGCGCGGGCGGAATGCCGACTGGTGCGGCTCGGGTGTGAAGGACGCGTAA
- a CDS encoding ribonuclease H-like domain-containing protein, producing MDIVYFDLETQRTANDVGGWDKKDLMGMSLGVTYSSKDQAYEIFSEKRAGDLVARLQRADLVVGYNIVNFDYHVLMAYTILDLVHQLPTLDLLLDIEKVAGHRMKLEDVAQGTLGVGKVAEGLDAIRWWREGKIMEIAEYCCFDVKVTKMVHEYGAQNGELFYDDRFARRQRVEVKWSLE from the coding sequence ATGGACATCGTCTACTTCGATCTCGAAACCCAGCGCACCGCCAATGACGTCGGCGGCTGGGACAAAAAGGACCTCATGGGCATGTCCCTCGGGGTGACCTACAGCTCGAAGGACCAGGCGTACGAGATTTTTTCCGAGAAACGCGCGGGCGACCTCGTGGCCCGGCTTCAGCGCGCCGACCTCGTGGTGGGGTACAATATCGTGAACTTCGACTACCACGTGCTGATGGCCTACACGATCCTCGACCTCGTCCACCAGCTCCCGACGCTCGATCTGCTGCTCGACATCGAAAAAGTGGCCGGCCACCGCATGAAGCTCGAGGACGTGGCCCAAGGCACGCTCGGCGTGGGAAAAGTGGCCGAGGGACTTGACGCCATCCGCTGGTGGCGCGAGGGGAAGATCATGGAAATCGCGGAATACTGCTGCTTCGACGTCAAGGTGACCAAGATGGTCCATGAGTACGGGGCGCAAAACGGCGAGTTGTTTTACGACGACCGTTTCGCCCGCCGTCAGCGCGTGGAAGTGAAGTGGAGCCTCGAATGA
- a CDS encoding ArsR/SmtB family transcription factor, with protein MPALVKSLRALSDPTRLRLLLLLIEEEVTVAELQEILGMGQSRISASLSLLKREGLTAARRVGKNIFYSSRPEMVEAIRPILDAASRELPEATRDSAALALTLHKRKDKAAEYFNKLAGKFGRTYIPGRSWQALAHGLLRLLPPMVIADLGAGEGTLSQLLARSARHVIAIDNSEKMVEYGGALARDNGFENLEYRVGDIEDPPIDSGSVDLALFSQALHHAASPARAVKSAHRILRDGGRIVVLDLAAHSYEQARELYAHVWLGFPEAELYQMLKDAGFSQIEVSIVAREKQAPHFQTILATGVK; from the coding sequence ATGCCAGCACTTGTCAAATCCCTCAGGGCGCTGTCGGACCCGACCCGCCTGCGGCTTCTCCTGCTCCTGATCGAGGAGGAGGTCACCGTGGCCGAGCTCCAGGAGATCCTGGGGATGGGGCAGTCCCGCATCTCGGCCAGCCTGTCGCTCCTGAAGCGCGAGGGCCTGACCGCCGCCCGCCGGGTGGGAAAAAACATCTTTTATTCCTCCCGCCCCGAGATGGTGGAGGCGATCCGCCCCATCCTCGACGCCGCCAGCCGGGAACTCCCCGAGGCAACCCGCGACAGCGCCGCCCTCGCCCTCACCCTGCACAAGCGCAAGGACAAGGCCGCGGAGTATTTCAACAAGCTGGCGGGCAAATTTGGCCGCACCTACATCCCCGGCCGATCCTGGCAGGCGCTCGCGCATGGCCTGCTCCGCCTGCTGCCGCCCATGGTCATTGCCGACCTCGGCGCGGGAGAAGGCACCCTTTCGCAACTCCTCGCCCGCTCGGCCCGCCACGTCATCGCCATCGACAACTCGGAGAAGATGGTGGAATACGGCGGCGCTCTCGCCCGGGATAATGGCTTTGAGAATCTCGAGTACCGCGTCGGCGACATCGAGGACCCACCGATCGACTCCGGCAGCGTGGACCTCGCCCTTTTCAGCCAGGCGCTGCATCATGCGGCCAGCCCGGCCCGGGCGGTGAAATCCGCCCACCGCATCCTGCGCGACGGCGGCCGCATCGTCGTCCTCGACCTCGCCGCCCACAGCTACGAGCAGGCCCGCGAACTTTATGCCCACGTATGGCTGGGATTCCCGGAGGCGGAGCTTTACCAGATGCTCAAGGACGCCGGGTTTTCCCAGATCGAGGTGAGCATCGTCGCCCGCGAGAAACAGGCGCCGCATTTCCAGACGATCCTCGCCACGGGGGTGAAATAG
- the ahcY gene encoding adenosylhomocysteinase, producing MSTTLVNPTDAYKVADIKLADWGRKEISIAEQEMPGLMSIRKKYATDKPLAGVRITGSLHMTIQTAVLIETLVDLGASVRWASCNIFSTQDHAAAAIAAAGVPVYAWKGESLEEYWDCTWAAVSHPDGKGPELVVDDGGDVTLLLHKGYELENGDGWVNTPSGSHEEKVIKDLLKRIHAEQPNIFHEIVKNWRGVSEETTTGVHRLYRLQEQGKLLVPAFNVNDSVTKSKFDNLYGCRHSLIDGINRAIDVMISGKVAVVCGYGDVGKGCAQSLRGQGARVIVTEVDPINALQAAMEGYEVTTVEDTLGVGDIYVTTTGNVDVITIEHMARMKDQAVVCNIGHFDNEIQVDKLNNYAGIKRTNIKPQVDKYTFPEGHEIFLLAEGRLVNLGCATGHPSFVMSNSFANQTLAQLELWKNRETYKVAVYVLPKRLDEEVARLHLEKIGVKLTTLTPAQAEYIGVPVEGPYKPEHYRY from the coding sequence ATGTCCACAACGCTTGTTAATCCGACAGACGCTTACAAAGTCGCCGACATCAAATTGGCCGACTGGGGCCGCAAGGAAATCTCCATCGCGGAGCAGGAAATGCCGGGTCTCATGTCGATCCGCAAGAAGTATGCGACCGACAAACCGCTCGCGGGCGTGCGCATCACGGGATCGCTCCACATGACGATCCAGACGGCCGTTCTCATCGAGACGCTCGTCGACCTCGGCGCCTCCGTGCGCTGGGCCAGCTGCAACATCTTCTCGACGCAGGATCACGCTGCGGCGGCTATCGCGGCAGCCGGCGTGCCGGTTTACGCCTGGAAGGGTGAGAGCCTCGAGGAATACTGGGATTGCACCTGGGCGGCGGTTTCGCACCCGGATGGCAAGGGCCCGGAGCTGGTCGTCGACGACGGCGGCGACGTGACGCTCCTCCTGCACAAGGGTTATGAGCTCGAGAACGGCGACGGCTGGGTCAATACCCCGAGCGGCAGCCATGAGGAAAAGGTCATCAAGGATCTCCTCAAGCGCATCCACGCCGAGCAGCCGAACATCTTCCACGAGATCGTGAAAAACTGGCGCGGTGTTTCCGAGGAAACCACCACCGGCGTGCATCGCCTGTACCGCCTCCAGGAGCAGGGCAAATTGCTCGTCCCGGCTTTCAACGTGAACGACTCCGTGACGAAGTCGAAGTTCGACAACCTCTACGGCTGTCGCCACTCGCTCATCGACGGCATCAACCGCGCCATCGATGTCATGATCTCCGGCAAGGTCGCCGTGGTCTGCGGCTACGGTGATGTCGGCAAGGGCTGCGCCCAGTCGCTTCGTGGACAGGGCGCTCGCGTCATTGTCACCGAGGTCGATCCCATCAACGCCCTCCAGGCCGCGATGGAAGGCTACGAGGTCACCACGGTCGAGGACACCCTCGGAGTGGGCGACATCTACGTCACCACCACGGGCAACGTCGACGTCATCACCATCGAGCACATGGCCCGCATGAAGGACCAGGCGGTGGTTTGCAACATCGGCCACTTCGACAACGAGATCCAGGTCGACAAGCTCAACAACTACGCTGGCATCAAGCGCACCAACATCAAGCCGCAGGTCGACAAGTACACCTTCCCCGAAGGTCACGAGATCTTCCTCCTTGCTGAGGGACGCCTGGTGAACCTCGGTTGCGCCACCGGCCACCCGAGCTTTGTGATGAGCAACAGCTTCGCCAACCAGACGCTCGCCCAGCTCGAGCTCTGGAAGAACCGCGAGACCTACAAGGTCGCCGTGTACGTGCTGCCGAAGCGTCTCGACGAAGAGGTCGCCCGCCTGCACCTCGAGAAGATCGGCGTGAAGCTCACGACGCTCACCCCTGCCCAGGCCGAGTACATCGGCGTGCCGGTCGAGGGTCCGTACAAGCCGGAGCACTACCGCTACTAA
- the glyA gene encoding serine hydroxymethyltransferase, protein MSHDSSTPSIAAIDPEIADAIAKERHRQYEHVELIASENFTSKAVMEAQGSCLTNKYAEGYPGKRWYGGCEYVDTVETLAIERAKQLFGAEHVNVQPHSGSQANMAVYFSVLTPGDRILTMDLAHGGHLTHGHKANFSGKLYEVHHYGVDPETETINYDALAKLAGEVKPRMITAGASAYPRTIDFPRMREIADSVGALLFVDMAHIAGLVAGGAHPSPIPHAHFVTTTTHKSLRGPRAGLILCKEEFAKKVDSQAFPGVQGGPLMHVIAAKAVCLKEALDPSFRTYAAQIVSNAKALAARLNKLGYRIVSGGTDNHVMLVDLRSRGINGAEASLTLDKAAITVNKNAIPFDTEPIFKTGGIRIGTPAMTTRGLKEEEMMEIADYIHAALEARNDEAELAKIRKQVTALTARFPLP, encoded by the coding sequence ATGAGCCACGACTCTTCCACTCCGTCCATCGCCGCGATCGACCCTGAGATCGCCGACGCCATCGCCAAGGAACGCCATCGCCAGTACGAGCATGTCGAGCTCATCGCCAGCGAGAACTTCACCAGCAAGGCTGTGATGGAGGCCCAGGGTTCCTGCCTGACGAACAAATACGCAGAGGGTTATCCCGGCAAGCGCTGGTACGGCGGCTGCGAATACGTCGACACCGTCGAGACGCTCGCCATCGAGCGCGCGAAGCAGCTTTTCGGCGCGGAGCACGTCAACGTGCAGCCCCACAGCGGCAGCCAGGCCAACATGGCCGTGTACTTCAGCGTCCTCACCCCGGGCGACCGCATTCTTACGATGGATCTCGCTCACGGCGGTCACCTCACGCACGGCCACAAGGCGAATTTCTCCGGCAAGCTCTACGAGGTGCACCACTACGGCGTCGATCCCGAGACCGAGACGATCAACTACGACGCCCTGGCGAAGCTCGCGGGCGAGGTGAAGCCCCGCATGATCACCGCCGGAGCCTCGGCCTACCCGCGTACGATCGACTTTCCCCGCATGCGCGAGATCGCGGATTCCGTCGGCGCGCTGCTCTTTGTCGACATGGCCCACATCGCGGGTCTCGTAGCTGGCGGCGCTCATCCGAGCCCGATCCCGCACGCCCACTTTGTCACCACCACCACGCACAAGAGCCTGCGCGGACCCCGCGCCGGCCTCATCCTGTGCAAGGAGGAGTTTGCCAAGAAGGTCGACAGCCAGGCCTTCCCTGGCGTGCAGGGCGGTCCGCTCATGCATGTCATCGCGGCCAAGGCCGTCTGTCTCAAGGAGGCTCTCGATCCGTCCTTCCGCACCTACGCCGCGCAGATCGTCAGCAACGCCAAGGCCCTCGCCGCCCGCTTGAACAAGCTCGGCTACCGCATCGTCTCCGGCGGCACGGACAACCACGTGATGCTCGTCGACCTGCGCTCGCGCGGCATCAACGGCGCCGAGGCCTCCCTCACGCTCGACAAGGCCGCCATCACGGTGAACAAGAACGCCATCCCGTTCGACACCGAGCCGATCTTCAAGACCGGCGGCATCCGCATCGGCACCCCGGCCATGACCACCCGCGGCCTCAAGGAGGAGGAGATGATGGAAATCGCCGACTACATCCACGCCGCGCTCGAGGCCCGCAACGACGAGGCCGAGCTGGCGAAGATCCGTAAGCAGGTCACCGCGCTCACCGCGCGCTTCCCGCTGCCGTAA
- a CDS encoding NYN domain-containing protein — protein sequence MSDSTTPDATMAVFLDLENVALGAKEAAFERFSMKLVNERLLLRGHIVVKKAYCDFDRYKEFKRDLHEEAFELIEIPHVRQSGKNSADIRMVVDALDLCYTKPHLDTFVIVSGDSDFSPLVSKLRENNKTVIGVGVKKSSSDLFINNCDEFLYYDDFARRKKQQQRPRVQKPAAKPQEKPAVNEGPTKEQAFEQLVSTMEALTEERGDDPIYASMVKPALKRLNPGFSERAHGFSSFNELLKAAKAARLVDLDTEGKASNNYGVRLVREA from the coding sequence ATGAGCGACTCCACCACGCCGGATGCCACGATGGCTGTGTTCCTTGATTTGGAAAATGTCGCCCTCGGCGCGAAGGAGGCGGCGTTTGAGCGGTTCAGCATGAAGCTCGTCAATGAGCGTCTCCTGCTGCGCGGGCACATCGTGGTGAAGAAGGCGTATTGCGACTTTGACCGCTACAAGGAGTTCAAGCGCGACCTGCACGAGGAGGCCTTTGAGCTGATCGAGATCCCGCACGTGCGCCAGTCGGGCAAGAACTCCGCCGACATCCGCATGGTCGTCGATGCGCTCGACCTCTGCTATACGAAGCCGCACCTCGACACCTTCGTGATCGTGAGCGGCGACTCGGATTTTTCCCCGCTCGTCTCGAAGCTCCGCGAGAACAACAAGACCGTCATCGGCGTGGGCGTGAAGAAATCCAGCTCCGATCTCTTCATCAACAACTGCGACGAATTTCTCTACTACGACGACTTTGCCCGGCGGAAGAAACAGCAGCAGCGCCCGAGGGTGCAAAAGCCCGCCGCCAAGCCGCAGGAGAAGCCCGCCGTGAACGAGGGGCCGACGAAGGAGCAGGCCTTTGAGCAGCTCGTGAGCACGATGGAGGCGCTCACCGAGGAGCGCGGCGACGACCCGATCTATGCCTCGATGGTGAAGCCCGCGCTCAAGCGCCTCAACCCCGGCTTCAGTGAGCGGGCGCATGGGTTCAGCTCTTTCAACGAACTCCTCAAGGCCGCCAAGGCCGCGCGCCTCGTCGACCTCGATACCGAGGGCAAGGCGAGCAACAACTACGGCGTGCGCCTCGTGCGCGAGGCGTAG
- a CDS encoding BlaI/MecI/CopY family transcriptional regulator, with product MIQISEAEWQVMEVLWAHPGRNGREVAVALKNTGWTEATVKTLLNRLLKKKALRHEQTDRHYTYFPAVQRTECQQREAVNFLRRVFGGSSPVPLVAHFLENQKLTEAELAELRRLLDRHDDAH from the coding sequence ATGATCCAGATTTCCGAGGCGGAATGGCAGGTGATGGAGGTGTTGTGGGCGCATCCGGGCCGCAATGGCCGGGAGGTGGCCGTCGCCCTGAAAAACACCGGCTGGACGGAGGCGACAGTGAAGACGCTCCTCAACCGCCTGCTGAAGAAAAAGGCCCTCCGGCATGAACAGACCGATCGGCACTACACCTATTTTCCTGCCGTGCAGCGGACCGAGTGCCAGCAGCGCGAGGCGGTGAATTTCCTGCGCCGGGTCTTTGGCGGTTCCTCCCCGGTTCCGCTGGTGGCGCATTTCCTGGAGAACCAAAAACTGACGGAGGCGGAGCTGGCGGAGTTGCGCCGGCTGCTGGACCGGCATGACGACGCTCATTGA
- a CDS encoding VOC family protein, protein MAIRRIDHVGLVVEDLATVQDFFEHLGLEVAGDADVEGDWVDRVIGLKDAKCSMVMMTTPDGEAMLEIIQFERPVSEEGIRHTQLNAPGLRHVAFVVDDVEATAARLQQKGATLLGEIVNYEGVYKLCCLRGPEGILLELAEELS, encoded by the coding sequence ATGGCGATTCGGCGTATTGATCATGTAGGTCTCGTGGTCGAGGACCTCGCAACCGTCCAGGATTTCTTCGAGCACCTCGGCCTCGAGGTCGCGGGTGATGCCGACGTGGAAGGCGATTGGGTGGATCGCGTCATCGGCCTGAAGGATGCGAAATGCTCCATGGTCATGATGACGACGCCCGATGGCGAGGCGATGCTCGAGATCATCCAGTTCGAGCGCCCCGTGTCGGAGGAAGGCATCCGGCACACGCAACTGAACGCCCCCGGCCTGCGCCACGTCGCCTTCGTGGTCGACGACGTCGAGGCCACCGCCGCCCGGCTCCAACAAAAGGGCGCGACGCTCCTCGGCGAGATCGTGAATTACGAGGGCGTCTACAAACTCTGCTGCCTCCGCGGCCCCGAGGGCATCCTGCTGGAGCTGGCGGAGGAGCTTTCTTGA
- the metK gene encoding methionine adenosyltransferase: protein MPRRYIFSSESVGEGHPDKVADTISDAILDACLAQDKHSRVACETFVKSNVVVVGGEITTQAQFDYNAIIRQAVREIGYVNNDDIFHADQIFINNYITAQSPDIAQGVDARKAKGKKTAEQGAGDQGLMFGYACNETPELMPAPIMFAHRLGRELTRFRKSGKVKWLRPDAKSQVSVVYEDGKPVAIANVVVSTQHAADVEHAEIEKFIIEKIVKKVLPKNLLTPQTEYLINPTGRFVIGGPQGDSGLTGRKIIVDTYGGMGRHGGGAFSGKDPSKVDRSAAYMGRYVAKNVVAAGLAEKCEVQFAYAIGHPKPVSVHIDTFGTNAVSEESIEKAVLKTFSFKPADIVSQLDLLRPIYSKSTNYGHFGKDDEDLTWENTDKAAALKKAAK from the coding sequence ATGCCCCGACGCTACATATTCTCCTCGGAGTCCGTAGGCGAAGGTCACCCCGACAAGGTGGCCGACACCATTTCTGATGCCATTCTGGACGCCTGCCTCGCGCAGGATAAGCACAGTCGTGTCGCCTGTGAGACGTTTGTGAAGAGCAACGTCGTCGTGGTCGGCGGCGAGATCACGACCCAGGCCCAGTTTGACTACAACGCGATCATCCGCCAGGCGGTGCGCGAAATCGGCTACGTCAACAACGACGACATCTTCCACGCCGACCAGATCTTCATTAACAACTACATCACCGCGCAGAGCCCCGACATCGCGCAGGGCGTCGACGCCCGCAAGGCCAAGGGCAAGAAGACCGCGGAGCAGGGCGCTGGCGACCAGGGCCTGATGTTTGGCTACGCCTGCAACGAGACGCCGGAGCTCATGCCCGCGCCGATCATGTTTGCCCATCGCCTGGGCCGCGAGCTCACCCGCTTCCGCAAGAGCGGCAAGGTCAAGTGGCTCCGCCCCGACGCGAAGAGCCAGGTTTCTGTCGTCTATGAAGACGGCAAGCCGGTGGCCATCGCCAACGTCGTCGTTTCGACCCAGCACGCCGCCGACGTTGAGCACGCGGAGATCGAGAAGTTCATCATCGAGAAGATCGTCAAAAAGGTCCTTCCGAAGAACCTCCTTACCCCGCAGACCGAGTATCTCATCAACCCGACCGGACGTTTCGTCATTGGTGGTCCCCAGGGTGACAGCGGACTCACAGGCCGCAAGATCATCGTCGACACCTACGGCGGCATGGGCCGTCACGGTGGTGGCGCTTTCTCCGGCAAGGACCCGTCGAAGGTCGACCGCAGCGCTGCCTACATGGGCCGCTACGTCGCCAAGAACGTTGTCGCCGCCGGACTCGCCGAGAAGTGCGAAGTGCAGTTTGCCTACGCCATCGGCCACCCGAAGCCGGTCAGCGTGCATATCGACACCTTCGGCACGAACGCTGTCTCCGAGGAAAGCATCGAGAAGGCCGTCCTCAAGACCTTCAGCTTCAAGCCGGCCGACATCGTCAGCCAGCTCGACCTCCTGCGTCCCATCTACTCGAAGAGCACGAACTACGGGCACTTCGGCAAGGACGACGAGGATCTCACCTGGGAAAACACCGACAAGGCCGCGGCCTTGAAGAAGGCCGCCAAGTAA
- a CDS encoding M56 family metallopeptidase: MTTLIDLTLRGTLAVALVFALSLMLRRSSRSGALRLWWLVAALVFLCPLRTPHLGLWGGDTPTEMASTSALRYAPAESVASQASRVVQKAVPVLQIVWLAGFLVSCGLVVGRSAVFLSAWRRHRLCTDSRLLDLLEECKASLGITIPIGLIVDEKIPAPAVLGWLRPRLLLPAVFTREASEDSLRHVLRHELAHIRAADIAAGWLFALVRCLHWFNPAAYFLHREWIRSREEAADEAAVQADDRAGASRAYGETLLGMAAETSFAPNLAGIGESFRHLRRRIDRIMKTQHRKPRMLLTALVAVILGGIATLQPGHAESPKDQAVAAMESWLGGIDAGKYPESWQAASADFQKAVTETQWVEALKAVRAPLGELKERKLASALQQTEVPGPKGTIKGNFVIAQFESSFENLKFALETVTFVEEGGTWKASGYYIKPR; this comes from the coding sequence ATGACGACGCTCATTGACCTCACCCTACGTGGGACGCTGGCCGTGGCGTTGGTGTTTGCCCTCAGCCTGATGCTCCGGCGCTCCTCCCGGTCGGGGGCATTGCGCCTGTGGTGGCTCGTGGCGGCGCTGGTCTTTCTCTGCCCTTTGCGCACGCCGCACCTGGGGTTGTGGGGCGGCGATACGCCCACGGAAATGGCCTCCACCTCCGCTCTCCGGTATGCCCCGGCGGAGTCCGTCGCGTCCCAGGCGAGCCGCGTGGTGCAAAAGGCAGTGCCGGTGCTGCAAATCGTCTGGCTGGCCGGCTTCCTTGTTTCCTGCGGGCTTGTGGTCGGGCGCTCCGCCGTCTTTCTTTCGGCTTGGCGGAGGCATCGCCTGTGTACCGACAGCCGCCTCCTCGACCTGCTGGAGGAGTGCAAGGCCTCCCTCGGCATCACGATTCCCATCGGGCTCATCGTGGACGAAAAAATCCCCGCGCCCGCCGTGCTGGGCTGGCTGCGTCCGCGCCTGTTGCTGCCAGCGGTTTTTACCCGCGAGGCGAGCGAGGACTCGCTCCGCCATGTCCTGCGACATGAACTCGCCCACATCCGCGCCGCCGACATCGCGGCGGGCTGGTTGTTTGCCCTTGTCCGCTGCCTGCATTGGTTCAACCCTGCCGCATATTTCCTGCATCGCGAGTGGATTCGCTCCCGCGAGGAAGCCGCCGACGAGGCGGCGGTGCAGGCCGACGATCGCGCTGGCGCCTCCCGTGCCTATGGCGAGACGCTGCTCGGCATGGCTGCGGAAACCTCATTTGCCCCCAACCTCGCCGGGATCGGCGAGAGCTTCCGCCACCTGCGGCGGAGGATCGACCGGATTATGAAAACCCAGCATCGCAAACCCAGAATGCTCCTCACCGCCCTCGTCGCCGTGATCCTCGGCGGCATCGCGACCCTGCAACCCGGCCACGCTGAAAGCCCCAAGGACCAGGCCGTCGCCGCCATGGAATCCTGGCTTGGCGGCATCGACGCCGGGAAATATCCCGAGAGCTGGCAGGCGGCTTCCGCGGATTTCCAGAAAGCCGTCACCGAGACTCAATGGGTCGAGGCCCTCAAAGCCGTACGAGCCCCGCTCGGCGAGCTGAAGGAGCGCAAGCTCGCCTCCGCCTTGCAGCAAACCGAGGTGCCTGGCCCGAAAGGCACGATCAAGGGCAACTTCGTCATCGCGCAGTTCGAGTCCTCATTTGAAAACTTGAAGTTCGCCCTCGAGACCGTGACCTTCGTCGAGGAGGGCGGCACGTGGAAGGCGTCGGGATATTACATCAAGCCCAGGTAG